A window of the Egibacter rhizosphaerae genome harbors these coding sequences:
- a CDS encoding hydantoinase B/oxoprolinase family protein, protein MNTVQQIDPVRVEVVRHALIAAAEEMKTNLMRTAYNPIIYEVLDFSCGVFDRAGRMVAQADGLPIFLGNLAVAVQWVVHDVGVESLRPGDVFLMNDPYLTGNHLNDVAAVAPVFSRGGELLGFTSTRAHWLDIGGKDPGGSIDSTDVVQEGLWFRSVQVLREGRQDEHVTRLIEHNIRYTKNMMGDLRAQTAAALSGAARVAEIFGRHGRDTVESVITVMHRQGEQRTRQAISDMRDGVYRASSCLDDDCLGNGPLPVEVTAQVHGDQLHIDLQGSHAQNVGPVNCGLPATLAACRIALKCLTHPHTPATEGDFAPLHLDCPDDSMFNAQYPAPTFMYGTHLILLIDTIVSALSEAIPERVAAAHYGNLSGFFFVGTDPRSGELYIHQEPENGGWGAGPHGDGESAMIFIADGDTRNIPAEVIETRFPLRLERHELRQDSGGPGQHRGGLGIVRDYRVLDHHAEMTCIMERQQCPPWGLFGGEAAAHCRTVAHPGTGAEQVYQKGMRVPVGADGLVSIQTGGGGGWGPPAHRDPEAVRRDVEAGYVSAHAAERDYHVVLDPHSLDIDPTPTNQRRADPTGSDA, encoded by the coding sequence ATGAACACGGTCCAGCAGATCGATCCGGTGCGGGTGGAGGTTGTGCGGCATGCGTTGATTGCCGCGGCGGAGGAGATGAAGACGAATCTGATGCGCACGGCGTATAACCCGATCATTTATGAGGTGTTGGACTTCAGTTGTGGGGTCTTTGATCGGGCGGGTCGGATGGTGGCGCAGGCCGATGGGTTGCCGATCTTCTTGGGCAATCTGGCGGTGGCGGTGCAGTGGGTGGTGCATGACGTGGGGGTGGAGTCGCTGCGGCCCGGCGATGTGTTCTTGATGAACGATCCGTATTTGACGGGTAATCATCTCAATGATGTCGCGGCGGTGGCGCCGGTGTTCTCCCGCGGCGGCGAGCTGTTGGGGTTCACGTCGACGCGGGCGCATTGGTTGGACATCGGCGGCAAGGACCCGGGCGGCAGTATCGACAGCACCGATGTGGTGCAGGAGGGACTGTGGTTCCGGTCGGTGCAGGTGTTGCGGGAGGGCCGCCAGGACGAGCACGTCACGCGCTTGATCGAGCACAACATTCGCTACACCAAGAACATGATGGGCGATCTGCGGGCGCAGACGGCGGCGGCCTTGTCGGGCGCAGCGCGGGTGGCCGAGATCTTCGGCCGGCATGGTCGCGACACCGTCGAGTCGGTGATCACGGTCATGCATCGGCAGGGCGAGCAGCGCACTCGGCAGGCGATCAGCGACATGCGCGACGGGGTGTACCGCGCGTCCTCGTGTCTTGATGACGATTGTTTGGGCAACGGGCCGTTGCCGGTGGAGGTCACCGCACAGGTACACGGCGATCAGCTGCACATCGATCTGCAGGGCTCGCATGCCCAGAACGTGGGACCGGTCAACTGCGGGCTCCCGGCGACGCTGGCGGCGTGCCGGATCGCGTTGAAGTGCCTGACCCATCCGCACACCCCCGCCACCGAAGGCGACTTCGCGCCCCTACACCTCGACTGCCCCGACGACAGCATGTTCAACGCCCAATACCCCGCCCCCACCTTCATGTACGGAACCCATCTGATCCTGCTTATTGACACGATCGTGAGCGCGCTGAGCGAGGCGATCCCGGAGCGGGTGGCCGCCGCGCACTACGGCAACCTGTCGGGGTTCTTCTTCGTGGGGACCGATCCGCGCAGTGGGGAGCTGTACATCCACCAGGAGCCCGAGAACGGGGGGTGGGGCGCCGGGCCGCACGGCGACGGGGAGTCAGCGATGATCTTCATCGCCGACGGGGACACGCGCAACATCCCGGCCGAGGTGATCGAGACCCGGTTCCCGTTGCGGCTGGAGCGCCACGAGCTCCGCCAGGACTCGGGCGGACCCGGACAGCACCGCGGTGGGCTGGGCATCGTGCGCGACTACCGGGTGCTGGACCACCACGCCGAGATGACCTGCATCATGGAGCGCCAACAATGCCCACCCTGGGGCCTCTTCGGGGGTGAGGCGGCTGCCCACTGTCGCACGGTCGCGCATCCGGGTACCGGGGCGGAGCAGGTCTATCAGAAGGGCATGCGGGTGCCGGTGGGCGCCGACGGGCTGGTCAGCATCCAAACCGGCGGCGGCGGCGGTTGGGGTCCACCCGCGCACCGCGACCCCGAGGCCGTGCGCCGC